The Streptomyces sp. TLI_171 genomic interval TCGCACCAATCCAACATGATCAAACGTCCAAAGGAGGCCGGAAAGATGTTCGCTCGATCCTGGCGCACTCGTCCGAACCCACTTTGAGCTGGTCTTATCCCCAGCCTGCCGATCAGCCCCCGATTGAGCCCGCCAGAACCCTTGACACAAACGAACACCACTCCGAGACTCTCCTCCAGCCGCTTGTTTGCGCCAACATCGTTGGCCCCCCACCCCACCCCCACCCGAAGCCGCGAGGTAACCCCCATGTCGCGCACGAGATCCGTGCTGCTGTGCGTCCTACTGGCGCTCGGCGCGCCGCTGGCCGCCGGCACCGTCCCCGCCCAGGCCGCCCCCGTGCCGGTGGTCAACGGCACCCAGTTCACCGACACCACCGGTGCGGCCGTGCAGGCGCACGGCGGCGGCGTGATCAAGGTCGGCGCGTACTACTACTGGTTCGGCGAGGACCGCAACGCCGACAACAGCTTCCGGTACGTCTCGGTGTACCGCTCCACCGATCTGAAGACCTGGGAGTTCCGCAACCACGTGCTGACCCAGGCCACCGACCCGGAGCTGGCCACGGCCAACATCGAGCGCCCCAAGGTGATCTACAACAGGGCCACCGGCCAGTTCGTGATGTGGATGCACAAGGAGGGCAGCGCCACCGACTACAGCGAGGCCCGGGCCGCCGTCGCGGTCTCCTCCACCGTGGACGGGAACTACAGCTGGCGCGGGAGCTTCCGGCCGCTGGGCGAGATGTCCCGGGACATCACCACCTTCGTCGACGACGACGGCACCGCGTACATGGTCTCCGCCGCGAACGAGAACCGGGACCTGCACGTCTACCGGCTGACCGCCGACTACACCGGCATCGACGCCCAGGTGCAGAGCCTGTGGAACGGCTCCTCCCGGGAGGCGCCCGCGCTGTTCAAGCGGAACAACGTGTACTTCCTGCTCACCTCCGGCGCCACCGGGTGGACCCCGAACCAGCAGAAGTACGGCACCGCCACCAGCATCACCGGCAGCTGGAGCAGCCTGCAGAACATCGGCGACGGCATGACCTACGGCAGCCAGACCGCGTACGTGCTGCCGGTCCAGGGCGCCTCCGGCACGAGCTACCTGTACTTGGGCGACCGCTGGGGCAACTGGCTGGGCGGCACCGTCAACGACTCGCAGTACGTGTGGCTGCCGCTGACCTTCCCCACCG includes:
- a CDS encoding RICIN domain-containing protein — encoded protein: MSRTRSVLLCVLLALGAPLAAGTVPAQAAPVPVVNGTQFTDTTGAAVQAHGGGVIKVGAYYYWFGEDRNADNSFRYVSVYRSTDLKTWEFRNHVLTQATDPELATANIERPKVIYNRATGQFVMWMHKEGSATDYSEARAAVAVSSTVDGNYSWRGSFRPLGEMSRDITTFVDDDGTAYMVSAANENRDLHVYRLTADYTGIDAQVQSLWNGSSREAPALFKRNNVYFLLTSGATGWTPNQQKYGTATSITGSWSSLQNIGDGMTYGSQTAYVLPVQGASGTSYLYLGDRWGNWLGGTVNDSQYVWLPLTFPTDTTMTMGDSPQITVDAAAGTVTPMDATWENLTGQQSGKCVDVGGYSFAAGARTLQWACGWGANQNFWFKPLSGGYVQIMARHSGKCLDIAGNSTANGAAVVQNACSTAGSQQWQVQQADSSGNVRLVDRRSGKCLDVTNQSTADGTALEQWTCNSGSNQLWRRGPAWL